tgcCCTTTTCCTCCATAGTTGTACCACTCCACTTGATTagatttaaatgaatttttctctttgtttgatTCTTGGCAACATTCCTTTGTTTCCTTTTTGGAGTCTTCTTTGTTATTTACCTTTTTCTTAAGTTTCAcctatttttttgaatttcttggcaaacatgaatattttaaattgagtTAGAATTAGTTCACTCTTATTTTTCGAGTTGACTTTTTCTTGTAAGAAAACCTTCATAGACTTCTTTGATGATGAGAGAGTTAGCTCATTGATCTATAAAGAATCTACTAACTCATCTACTCTCAACTTGTCtacatctttattttcttatatggCAGTCAATTTAGACGGaaatattttaagaacaaatctcaatatttttctatCTTAGATACAAAAATTCTTTCTGTAAGAGTTCACAACATCACttaattctatataaaaattagataaaggcttatattcattcatttttgttaggaatttgaggctaatctaaactatggtaatcaccctagaggggggtatatagggtgatggtctctttttcacaaatttaaactatgcaaaataagagacaattatatgcaaatatataataaacaaaataaacacaattgcatataatttaaaagagttagggaagagagagtgcaaacacgagagtttatagtggttcggcacttccttgcctacgtccactctcctcaacctcctaatcGAGTTAGGGTTCCACCatcttgaagtttcaaccaagcttccaatctctttacaattggattatggttccaattcaccctcttggacttttgtctccaagcaccctttacacttctcaagagttatcccactcttgaacaacctctcaagtgatacccctcacttgaaAAAAtttctctcaaagatttacagataaaatgatttctcaaaaatcctagcacaagaactttaagctcaaatgatacaagagaaactaggattgaatggtgcactaaagatatgcaagttttggaataatggtgcactcaaaaatactcttccaatgctcaaatataatcaagaaagatttgggaaggtttagcttatgaaacaatgaagtttggagcctttttatagaagaaaaaagtcatactAGCCGTTGGGAgttcgaccggtcgagttaggggtcgaccggttgactagtcgttaggaaaagtgaccgttgggcctcaaccggtcctcgaccggacctcaaccggttgaggttcaaccttgaccgggaagagaaggccactgggagagagagaaactttttggcctccctcaaccggtcctcgaccggttgaaccggttgagccattctTTTGactcaacactcaacctttttcaacttaaaaccttttaacacaagtttgaaaatcatttaacacaaggttttagttgaaaacataaaatcatccaattcttaagatatttaaaacaatattactcttggatgattttggtgcataaataaataatgaaatgcatgaaagtcctagtgcaccaacaaccttacaaagagatcttaagaagctttggtcttgaaaaactcttctctttgaggtggtcttcttcttcatgatttctccttggcttgatttgtctttggattgccactttggaagtcgtcttgcctaatcacacttgaaatatgatcattagttctaaaccttgttttgttatcatcaaaatcaagattaaccaaaccttggtttcacaattttgatattttcaaatttagtaGTCAACGTTTAAAGTTTGGATAACTTCATAGAAGAAGTATCTAAATAAGTAATAGCCAAAATATTCTAGGCCTTTCTAGCATATTTATTTCACCAATTGGTCTACATTTTTGTCCACTAATGTAAAAGGAAATCACCCATTTTCATTGTGCTCTAAATGCATTCTCCTTgcattatttttaagaaaaactcCATTCTTACTTTCCAATGGGGGTGTTGGTGTACGACCAACAAGAGGAAAGTCTGACTAGCTTCCTTGACATAGATGGTGATTCGCCCTGCACAAAGGAGTGTCCGGATAGGTTTTCGGGCATGCCCCTTCGAAGGTTAagtcaaaaagagaaaagactTGAGCAAGAAAAGGTTGTTTTGGACTGGTAGTAGCATACCTTTCTTGTGGCCATTAGTGGCTATTTATTCTTGTTCAAATGTTCCTCGGGcattttaataagattttaattgTGCTTAATTGTGCATTACTATGTCAATGATTACTGCCTCATAATGGTTGTTTTGCCTTGATAAGCCTTAAAGAATAGCGTTTTAGCCTTGTAACGATTGCGTCAATCATGGTTTATTGTCTATTGCAATTAATGTTTGTAAGCATCTCAAGTGCCATTTTCACTACCCGGTCATTTAGAAGTCTATCTACTACCCTTGGTCCAAACGGACTAGCCACTCAGTCTTGTGTTTCATAATCCACTCAGTTGTCTCATGGATTCAAACAACGATAGGGAACGGAACGATAGTAATGCCCCATAGAGGGTAGTTATTTCCATCAAATAATGGAAGCCCCAACTCTCTAAGTTTCCATGTGTGAAGAATATAACAATATGAatagaaattttttgtttttaaaatattaacctACAATGAtactaattgaaattaattttgttCTTGATTCATAAAACTACCTAAAGGAGAGTGAAAAGGTAGTCCAAGCAATATGCATTCTAAGTTTAAAAATGCATTTGGATTTTCttaattatcaattaatttaattaagaatatttgaaaatcaatttatataatgaacatcatatatatgtgaaaaaaatatatatatttaatttatagtgccccaaaaattttacagatgtaaaagaaaatcacatatcacaaaataaattaattaaccatatgAAAAGAATGTGTACAGTTTTACTTGATACAACATGCTTATTTGTAAGGATCTTATACCAATCACTACCTAGACTCTTCTTTAATGTCCATGACACAACATTTCATTTTCCTAAATGGATCGTTGCAATCTAGCACTGAAGCTAGTAGATTGATGCACCAGCACGTTTTGCTATTAGAAGAACTTCCAAAACCAATTCTTGAAAGGTTTTTGAGGTTAGGAGTTTAAGGCAGAACAATGGCTATAATTACAATACAAGAAAACATCATAAGAGTTCAAAGATTAggtttttatagaaaaatccTAGAAGATTTGttctaaataattttagcaAAGACAAATTAATTTGccaaaaagtatttttcaaagcaaaaaaatgacataattggttaaaaatacaatcaaatactCAAATTACTTGCAGGGGCATTTGAACCTAGTAGTTACTTTTGAGCATCTCATTGTGTCACATTTGAAAGTCCATGAGATGTTTGAACCTGCCCTAATGGACTTTCAAATGCACCCTCCACTAATGGTGTAAAAAGATGTCATCCAACAgattttgagaagaaaaaaaaaaaatcagtcaaATCAACTGGTTTATGCTTGAATCAAAACCAAACCAATCTCCTAGTAATGAAAAAATCAAACCACACTAAACCAAGCTTGATTAAAATTAGTTTGGTTAGGTATagattattaaaattagtttggTTAGGTATagattattaaaattagtttggCTAGGTATAGATGATTAATCAGTTGGATGCAAGTTAATTTAGGTCTTAAGtctaatttatttgaaaactaattgAAGTCAACTtggatttaaaattcaaaatatatttaaattttttagcctaaaaaataataaatatttttaaaattttatttaaccaTATAATCTAATAACAATGAATTACTTTAATAGAacctattataaaaaaattatcaaatattgaataattatatataaatcttAAAATGTCCACCTCCACAAAGTTGGTTTTCAAAACTCTTAAACTAAACCGAgctttataattattaaaatccAAATCGATATAATCAGTTTAGGTTGGTTTGGATTGGCTTTCTGTTATACGTACGCCTTTACCCTTCactttcctaaattttttctcatttcttttactCTTCATGTTTGACTTTCcatctcatttatttttaaatagtcatTGCAAGGTCTAAACACTCCAAATACATACTTAGAGATATAGACGCTTAGGCAGCTTCAACACAATCAACACCATTAAGACCTAAGGGCATAGCTTAAATGAACCAAAATTGTACAAAGCACTAACATGATTTGAGTCATAATTGGCATATGAACATGGGCATGTCCTATATAGAGAATCATCGTATTAAATGAAACATTTATTTGGTAACTTTAAGAGGCATGAGCATTCGAAGGTAACAGAAGATTGATTATTattagaaaacaaacaaaaaaaaaaccttagaaTACCACGCCGGTAATTAACACATGCCAAAGTCTCCATTCCTACACAAGGAGAACCACCCCCACCGTCACCATGACTGCTAATTATAGGTTTTCAATGCAAATTATCCTGGGAAAGGGGCTTGGCCACGGTAGTTGATTGGACACAGTAGCGCTTAAGCGATGGAGGGATGGATGGATCGTTGTGGAAAAACTCATGCCAGCACCTATTAACGATGGAGTTGATAGCATGGCAACAAGTGGGGCGAATCCGGTCGTAACCGCCTGTGACTATAGCTGCATAAAACTGCGTCCCACACCCGTTTAAGCCTGTAAAGGCTTTCCAGCAATCTGAGAAGAACCCTGTAGGGAGATGAAACAATTTATGTTCGATTGGCCGTAGGGCTAGTCCTGTCGGAACGTACGCGACCATGCACGACACCATCAAGAGCACAGCCAGCACCTTTGTAGATTTTTCTGCCATGCCTACTAGTTACAGGCTTATCTTTTTATTGCTGTAGGGTTTGGGGGTTGGGTGCTGGAGGGAGAAGAAGTGGAAGAGGATGCAGATTTTATACTTGGAGTTTTGTGGCAAATTATTCCTGAAACGTATGATGTTAATGTGCTTCTTCATGTGACAGTTCTTCTACAATTTATTATGAAACCTGCTGGAAAAAATATTGTTGCAAATAATTAGAATTTATCGTAAGTTACGTTCTccatgtttatttaatttttcttgttGTGCCTACTTTAATGCAAACATGTTAATTtaagaacacaaaaataaaacaaatacatATGGTATACAAAGTTTTAACGTAGTTCGGTCAATTATGCTGCATCCATGAAAGAGAGAATTGTACCAAATACAACAATTAGGTTCCCCAAACATCATTTGTTTCTCCACTCCTTATATCCACACCTCAAACTATGAATCTTAACCCTCTGACTCCACTAAGTATCTCTTGTCCTTCCCTTCCTCTCGTATAATCTTTACAAATTGATCTCcatcttataattttttgtctcttaacttaaaatgtttataaatatttctaacaattttccttattttacaaGAAAATCTAATATTGCAATAACAAATTAACTTAAGAAACGTtgtatacaatattctttataagaaataaaaagtaataataataataaaaataaaaaagctatGCTAATCAGAAATTTGGGACTCTGTCCAACACTTCTTGCCAAATATTATATGAatgatatattaataaaaaaatatgaattgacATAAGATATTATGTGAATATTtctctaaaaatactttaaagaTAGATAATTACAAAAATCCTAAAGATTAAGAAACATtgtatacaatattctttataagaaaaaaaaaaaaaaaaaaagctatgcTAATTAGAAATTTGGGACTCTGTCCAACACTTCTTGCCAAATATTATATGAATGATATATTaatcaaaaaaatatgaattgacataaaatattatgtgaatatttctctaaaaataattttaaaatagataattACAAAAATCCTAAAGAATTGAAATAGCTAAGAAATGCTCAATCTCAactattatataatttatttgtaatttgttCATAACTAgacatataaattttattagattatatttcaatttctctaaattcaatcaatgtcaaatttttattattgtcaTGGGCAATTTTAAGTACGAAATAATTTTGTACCatcttcaaaaatcaaaagtcttgtatagtaattaaatacaaaaaaatataaattttctaaactaaattataaatattataaaataaaaaaaataattatacatatatcattcttcaataaaaaatatagatcacattttaatattaagtgtatttttaaattctacatattatttatgaatattaaattttatatatatatatatatatatattaatatgtgtattattactttttcttcttttcttttttgagtttttctcaatattttttatgacttTTGATTAATTTCTATATCATCCatgttttttgtaaaaatattcattgatattttccaaaatatgtTGATATATccataatatacaacaaatttATGAAAACCGGTATTTTTATCCTTCCTGATTAATATCTTAAGCaaattaggattgaaaaaaaatgagggcGATTGGTCCCTAGCTCTTGTATTACTAATATATTGATTATGAGCCCTTATACATACATATAATGCTTTTAATTGACTTCCATTAGTTGACCAATTCATTTTACACTTATTTCATCTCTTCcactcaaatttttttcttttggatgcAATTAAACTTAAGTTTTTTCAATTGCAGGTTTCCAATACTTATGTCTTAAACGCTTCAATTGACTTgtagaatttttttcatttttaagcttTAACACATCAACAAAGGATATTTGATTCATCCTTTCTTGCAATTGATTATTCCAATGTTCAAACTGATCTTCTTAGCATCCTTCTTTTGACACAAACATCTATGATTTCCTAAACCACATTCCACACGAACTCGTTCCAAATAATGACCAACAGCCTCCTTTTTCAACAACAAAACATGGAAACCAACGCAATAACCACCAAAAAAAATTGCAACTcctattttaaaatacttaaacataattttacCTGTCAAAGAAAAAGCTCAAAtcatgacaaaaaaataaagttaataaCATAAATAGCTGAAGAAGGTCCTCCAACACGTCTTAACTAACCTATCATTTTGTTATCAATCATGGAAGTCTATGTCCATTATGCTCTTGAAActcttgaaatttatttatgtgGTTaccaatgatttaaaattattgatattatttggAAAAGAGTTTTCATTCAATTCTTTGAGTGCATTATGCTCCTAAACTTGTAAAATTCATTTAATGCACCCTTGAACCCTTGTTATCATTTGCATTGTTCTTTCATTTCAAGCTAGTAGTtgtatttttgagaaaaaatccTTATTGTACTTTCAGAGAGGAAGATTTGGGTAAGTGTCATTAAAACCTTAAATCCAAATGTAAAAAAATTGGAGGCCTTTGGTTAAATAAATCATCGATTGAGTAGAAAAACCCTCAAGTTCAAGAATAGGCAAGGAGTGAATGCATACAATTGCTAATTACTATAAAAATTgtgtcaatatttttttcctttctcggTTAAGTTTCATCTTCTTAATATTCATTGTTGTTACATTAACAATCATCATTTGCattaaatttctcaaaatttttgggTGTATGCATACGATTGAATTAGTCTTGACTTCAGAGTGACTTTATTCTTATCCTTCACAATTGTAGGTGTCATATTTTgatataagaagaaaaaatgctCATATAAAAAAGGATTCAATATGCACAAAAGACCTCGACGGATGCTTGTTTTCACTCAGAGAAGACAAATTTTGTCATAATTTCTCCCTAAAATATGGTGCGCTTAGcgaaattttattgttttggaGAATTTGCACTTTTATTAATTAAGTTTATGTCAAACCAATGTCGCCTTATATTAAAAGTTGGGAGAATTTGCCACAAGAtgaatttcaaagaaaattaagacATACGTTACTGAgcattttgattttaaaaaattggtgcAATAAGTTTAGCAAGCAAATTGATTAAGCTGAAACTTAAAAATGAAACAGTGATGCTGAGTTAAACCACCAAACAAGGGGTAAGGTATATGAAGCAAAACGTGGCCGAACCAAGGAGCGAGCTTCAGAAATGCTGAGAAGAAAACCTAGCAAGATCGAGGTCAAGGTGGAAGACAAGGAAGAACTCGAAGGAGCTCGCAAATCCACCTCCacttccaccaccaccaccaccaccacctccgcCACCTCCACTCCCACTGCATCTACCACTCTCCTCCACCACTTCGACCGCGCCAAAGACCCCTCCGCCAAACCCCAACGCATCGGCCTCTCCTCCTAAACCTCAACCCTAATCCAATCCCCAATGGAGGTCGAGGTCAAGATCCGCCTCCCAGATTCCTCCACCCACCGCGCCGTCTCCGCTCTCCTCTCATCGTTTCACCGCGAAACCCAGCGCCAACAGAACCTCTTTTTTGACGGCGCCGCCGGTGAGCTCTCCTCCCGTCGCGCCGTCCTCCGCCTCCGATTCTACGGTGACGATGCCCGCTGCGTCGTTTCTCTCAAAGCCAAAGCGATTTTGGTTAACGGTGTGAGTCGCGTTGAGGAAGACGAGGAGGAAATGGAGCCGTCGATCGGCCGCGACTGCGTTGCGGATCCGTCGAAGCTTAGTGAGGTGGATTCTAGGATTTTGAGGAGGGTTAGGGATGAATTTGGGGTTGGTACCGGAGGGTTCGTGTGTTTGGGTGGGTTTAAGAATGTTAGGGATGTGTTTGAGTGGAAGGGTTTGAAATTGGAATTGGATGAGACGATGTATGATTTTGGAACTTGTTTTGAGATTGAATGCGAGAGCTCCAATCCGGAGGAAGCAAAGCAGGTGATTGAAGGGTTTTTGAAGGAGAATGGAATAAGTTACTCGGACTCTGAGGCTTCCAAGTTTGCTATTTTTCGTTCCGGGAAGCTGCCACAGTGAGTGTTCAGCAACTGGTACTGATAAATTATGATTGTTTATTGGCTTTCTGGTTTACTTTTTCTTGCTTGAAAGCTTTATTAATATGATTCTGGCGTATAGGATTGAAAAT
Above is a window of Vitis vinifera cultivar Pinot Noir 40024 chromosome 11, ASM3070453v1 DNA encoding:
- the LOC104880691 gene encoding uncharacterized protein LOC104880691, with product MAEKSTKVLAVLLMVSCMVAYVPTGLALRPIEHKLFHLPTGFFSDCWKAFTGLNGCGTQFYAAIVTGGYDRIRPTCCHAINSIVNRCWHEFFHNDPSIPPSLKRYCVQSTTVAKPLSQDNLH
- the LOC100260911 gene encoding triphosphate tunnel metalloenzyme 3 isoform X3, which gives rise to MEVEVKIRLPDSSTHRAVSALLSSFHRETQRQQNLFFDGAAGELSSRRAVLRLRFYGDDARCVVSLKAKAILVNGVSRVEEDEEEMEPSIGRDCVADPSKLSEVDSRILRRVRDEFGVGTGGFVCLGGFKNVRDVFEWKGLKLELDETMYDFGTCFEIECESSNPEEAKQVIEGFLKENGISYSDSEASKFAIFRSGKLPQ
- the LOC100260911 gene encoding triphosphate tunnel metalloenzyme 3 isoform X1 gives rise to the protein MEVEVKIRLPDSSTHRAVSALLSSFHRETQRQQNLFFDGAAGELSSRRAVLRLRFYGDDARCVVSLKAKAILVNGVSRVEEDEEEMEPSIGRDCVADPSKLSEVDSRILRRVRDEFGVGTGGFVCLGGFKNVRDVFEWKGLKLELDETMYDFGTCFEIECESSNPEEAKQVIEGFLKENGISYSDSEASKFAIFRSGKLPQFKGNGEQVDIIPKDELGNLAG
- the LOC100260911 gene encoding triphosphate tunnel metalloenzyme 3 isoform X2, translating into MEVEVKIRLPDSSTHRAVSALLSSFHRETQRQQNLFFDGAAGELSSRRAVLRLRFYGDDARCVVSLKAKAILVNGVSRVEEDEEEMEPSIGRDCVADPSKLSEVDSRILRRVRDEFGVGTGGFVCLGGFKNVRDVFEWKGLKLELDETMYDFGTCFEIECESSNPEEAKQVIEGFLKENGISYSDSEASKFAIFRSGKLPQ